From the Coleofasciculus sp. FACHB-1120 genome, one window contains:
- the ruvC gene encoding crossover junction endodeoxyribonuclease RuvC — protein sequence MEKRILGLDPGLARLGFGTIVCQKVDYAAAADRAKRQVETASEVVSLLDFGVIQTSAKTEMGERLRTIYDDLHTLMEQCQPHLVAIEKLFFYRMGNTIVVAQARGVLMLVLAQHGVPFVEFTPAQIKQALTGMGNADKSEVQQAVARELNLDYTPKPDDAADALAVALTAWFQE from the coding sequence ATGGAAAAGCGAATTTTAGGACTAGACCCCGGACTTGCCAGATTAGGATTTGGGACAATTGTCTGCCAAAAGGTAGATTATGCCGCAGCTGCAGATCGCGCGAAGCGCCAAGTAGAAACTGCGTCTGAGGTGGTAAGTCTACTAGATTTTGGCGTGATTCAGACCTCGGCAAAGACGGAGATGGGGGAGCGACTCCGCACGATTTACGACGATTTGCATACATTGATGGAGCAGTGTCAACCCCATTTGGTGGCAATCGAGAAATTGTTTTTTTATCGGATGGGAAACACGATTGTCGTGGCTCAAGCACGGGGGGTGTTGATGTTGGTGTTGGCACAGCACGGGGTTCCGTTTGTTGAGTTTACGCCTGCCCAAATTAAACAAGCGCTGACGGGCATGGGAAATGCTGATAAGTCCGAAGTGCAGCAAGCCGTGGCGCGGGAGTTAAATTTGGACTACACTCCCAAGCCGGATGATGCCGCCGATGCCCTTGCTGTCGCGTTGACGGCTTGGTTTCAGGAGTAA